AAACATCTCTGTCTGTGTATtaaaagggggtggtcagtaggtccgagaggttttcctgcccctctactctgccctggggagaccacacctggaatattgtgtccagttgtggcccctcagttccagaaggacagggaactgctggagagagtccagtgcagccaccaagatgctgaagggagtggagcatctcctgtgtgaggaaaggctgagggagctggggctctggagctggaggacactgaggggggactgattcatggggatcaatatggaaagggagagtgtcaggacgatggagccaggctcttctcgatgacaaccaatggtaggataaggggcaatgggtaaaAACTGGAATGCaaaaggttccactgaaatatgagaagaaacttcttgatggtgagggtggcagagcctggcccaggctgcccagggaggttgtggagtctccttctctgcagacattcaaacccgcctggacaccttcctgtggaacctcagctgggtgttcctgctccatggggggattgcactggatgagctttccagggcccttccaacccctcacattctgggattctgctgcACCCCCTCCTTGTGCCCGGGATCAGCAGCACTTCTGCTGCAGTGTTTGGGTTTAGCTCAGGCCAGATCTTGAAAACTGGAGGTCAGTGCACGTTACAGACGTCACCTCCAGCAAACATGAATATCTGGAAATCATGTTTTGTGCCCCTGCATTAAATCTCGATGCGCATCAAGGCAATCACAGAAAAACGGGGTTTTCCGAGCAGAAAAATACAATGTCCTAAAAAGCCAGGAAAAACGGCAATTCATTTGGTCAAAAGAATTTCTTGCTGCCCCTCAAAGCGACACCCAACCCGCAGGTGTTGCTGTCGCTGTCACCGGTCCCGGGAGCGGCGGTGGGATGGGGCGGAGGAGCTGACTGGAGGGTGATCCGGACCCGCTGTGCGCCGGGAACGGGGTTTCCtgctgtttgttgtttgttgttgtttgtggttcaAGCGCCGCCGTTCCCGCAGCGCTGGGGGAGCCCCGGGCCCGCGAAACACGCGAGCGCCCCACAGAAAAAGGTCAGAAACAAACTTCATTTCTGCCCTTCCCGCTGCACCGTCCTGTGCGGGACCCGCGGGCTCGGGGCAGCGGCTGCAGgagcgcggggagcggggcccgAGCGCAGCCCTTACCAGCGGGGTGGTGGCCTGGACGTCCATGTAGAGCGGCCGGAGCGCGCCGCCGCCATCGCCGCTTGGCcctgaggggaggagggaggaacgAGCCGCTGTGAGGGGCCCGCGGCACCGGCCGCGCCTGCCCGGGCAGCGGCTCTGCTCCCCCCGCGGCCTTACCGGGTGCGGGTGCGGGTGCGGGTGCGGGTGCGGGTCCcgctcccggtcccggtcccggtgccGGTCGCGCCGCCGACAGCCGCCGGGGGGCGGGAAGGACCCGCGGAGCCGCCAGGCGCCGCCACAACAGCATGGCCGCGGCGCTGGGAACGGGGCGGGGCCGCCACTTCCGGCTGCGTCACGGTGCGCGCCGGAAGCGGAGAACGgagcgggcagcggcggcggAGCGAGGTGCGGGaggagcggggcggcgggcgggccggaGCGCTGAGGTGCCGCGGGCAGAGGGGCCTGGGCGGCGGGGGCGAAGGCCGCTTCGCCCCGGGGAGCCCCGCGGGGCCATTCGGTGCCGCCGGGCCGATGGCAGCCCTGGGGGGACGGGTCCGTTACCCGGTGCCGCCGTGCGCCGCGTTGCTCGGGGGTCCGGAAGCAGCTCGGGGGACGCAGCGGCGCTCACGGGGCCGAACGGGACCGACCCCCGGTCCCTCCCGGCTGTTCCTCCCTGACGGGCCAGgacacggccctgaaagctgCGAATCCTCCGGCTCTGCCCTTCGGGCGGCTCCGGACGCGCAGGTCCCGCTCGCAGCGGGTCCGGTGACGGGAGCGCGTCGGACACAGCGCTAAATCCGGGTGCGGTTCTGTGCTTTCTCTTCTAGATGCCTGTGACCGTGGGCCCGTACGGGCAGTCGCAGCCCAGCTGCTTCGACAGAGTGAAGATGGGTTTCATGATGGGCTTTGCGGTGGGGATGGCGGCCGGAGCGCTGTTCGGCACCTTCTCCTGCCTCAGGTGAGCCGGGGAGTTGTCTCCGGGAACAGGTCAGGGTGGCGACAGCCGGACAGAAACGCTTCCCTCAGGGAGGGGTGCGGGTCTGTGGGTTTGCTCCTGGCGTCTGAACTCACCAGCAGCCGCAGAGGGAAGGGCTGACGATCATCTCCGGGTCAGCACGCACGGGGGCTGCAATTTCGCAGCCTTTTCCTGCCGCTCGCGAGGGCGGCTGCGCTGGGACGCTGTGGGAGCTCCACTCAGGGAACTGCCTGTGCAGCTACACGAGCAGCCCTGTGTGGCTCTGGCGCTTCCCAGGGTGCTCTGCCTGCCCCCGGGTACCCACATCGTGCCAGGTTTGGATGTGTCATTTCCCCACGTGGAAGCAAAGATGTCCTGACCCCAAGGCTTTAGTGGCAAGAGTGTCGGCAGAGCCGCGGCTGGCGCTGGCACAGTCATTGTGAACCGGAGAGGGACAATGTTCTGCCTTCTCCTGGTGCTCCCCAGCACGGCAGTGCAGGAACAAACAACGCTCGGCTGCTCCAAGTTAGCGCTCagagaatcgactgggttggaaaagccctcagagatcatcaagtccaacccttggtccaactccagtccattgaccagatcatggcactaagtgccatgtccagtctcagtttaaaaacctccagggccggtgagtccagcacctccctgggcagccattccaatgctgaccactctctctgcacagaattgctttctaatatccagcctcagtttcccctggcagagttgaagcccatgcccccttgtcctattgctgactgcctgggagaagagaccaatcctccccctggctagaactgcccttcaggtcgttctagagagtgctgagctcacctctaagcctcctcttctccagactgaacaagcccagctccctcagcctctccccataggtctcgtgttcaagtcccttccccagtcttgttgctcttctctggacccgctccagcacttcaatctctttcctgagctgaggggcccagaactgaacacaatactccaggtgtagcctccccaatgcagagtacaggggaaggatcactgcccttgtcctgctgaccacgctggtttggatacttGCGGTGCTCAGTGATGGGTTTTGGCACACATGAGGAATTACCGAAATACGCTCTTTTGTATTTTGCAGGACTCTTTCTGCTTGACGTTTTTTAATCTGTGATTAAACATGAGTGGCGATTTAGTAGTGGGCCTAACAGGAGGAAAAGGCACAAAGCCCAATCTTTGACAGAGTTTAAAAGGCTTTCTGGTGTCTCTCAGATCCTGGAGAGTATTTGTAAGCAGTTCTGTATTAGGAGAAAATACAGATTGAGGGTATTTGGGAGAAGCAGTAACGGTGGTTGTGTCGTACTTGAATGACACAGCCACGTTAATTCTGCTGAACCATTTTTGAGGGGAAATCTCCATACTTTAAAACTCAAGTGCAGTGACCCTACAGTCGCTGCAGTACTTAGAAGCAGAATATACAAGAGCTTCCTGAGAAAGAACAATTCTTTTTGTTTCAGCCTGACCTCAGGTAACTGGGAACTGCAGAACAGAAATGCCTCTGGACACCTCCAGGCCTTTCGAGTTTCtctcatattaaaaaaatggTGTCAGTGGCAAATATTAAGTtagtttcaaaatgttttaagttGGTGGTATTAAAACATACTGCCTCTGCAGCCAGACACGATGGTAATGCAACCGCTCAAACCCATTTTCTGGCAAATCAAATACATGGACAACAcaatagtatttttttccccaaatggagGTTATTTGGGGCCCTGGCAGGTGAAGCTGGTCCTGCTGGTGACAGGGCAGGAGGGAACAGCAGGTACCACTGCGGGAAGAACACACGTGAGCCATTAGTGACGGTCACTGTGGTGCCTCGGGGAGAACAGCTCCACTTCTGTGCAGCAGCTCGGGCTCAGGCACCGCAGCCCATCCCACGGAGGCAGGAGGTGTCAGTTTAAATTCACTTGGAGGAGGAGGTGTTTGATTCAGGCGATCAGGCAGCCATGAGCTGGTTGTATCAGGTGTTTTCTGCTCTGTGGCTTTTACCTATCAGGCTTCAGCTATTTTATAATTCGTGTGGTTTTCTTTGTCTCAGGATCGGCATGAGAGGACGAGAGCTGATGGGTGGAGTTGGCAAAACGATGATGCAGAGCGGAGGGACGTTTGGGACGTTCATGGCTATTGGGATGGGAATCCGCTGCTAACCTGGAGCCTGGGTTTGGACCGGAGTGCCCCGGCCAGCCATTCCTCCTCTGTACCGTAATAAAGTCTTTCGATATCTGGAAGTGAGGGCTCGTCATGAAATGGGGAAGCACCATCCTCCTCGCTCTGCTGATTGTAAACACGCTTTTTACCCAATTTCTACTTTCCTCCCATCTCTTACTCCTATGAGAATGAGAATTAATAATCCTTTTTTACCACATTAAAGTTCCTATTTCACAGACTTAAGTACAGCGCACACATTTCTCCATTGGGTACTTGGCAGCTCATATTCCTGATGTGTCGATGCTCCGTTGCGTTTGTGCGTTCCTGAATTTAGGAGAGTTACTCCGTGGCAAATGCAGATCAACTATCGAAATTCCTCTTGCAAAAATAGGAGGGTGAAGCTGGCCCCGTTTCTGAGTTCCAGGTAATATGGGGTAAACACACAGAGAACGAGGGACCCTGAAGGACTTGGGCAAGTCCTGCAGCTGAAGGCAAACGGCAGCAGCTCCGGCCCCTTCCTGGCAGCCGGTGGGTGTGGGACGGAGCACGTCCAGGAACGGCAACGGCGCTGGAAATGCTCAGACTGCTGGAGAACGGAAAACCGCCCCTGTCACACAACAGCTAACGGTATTTAGTGATGAACCAGAAGGGTGATATCAACACCAGAATCTAACCTTGCCAGGCTTTTCCTAAAGCTCACGCTCAGGCTTAGCTGTGCTGCAAGTCTGTGCATTacagctcagctgctgcagctctgcggGTGCAGCCTCACCCTTCGCTGTGCTGTGCAGCCCTTCCAGGACAGCAGGGATGGTCACAGCTGCCACCCGTCACCAGAAGGTGCCATGGCCATTTTCATTGCCTTGGCAAGGGCCAGGACAGGCTGCACCAGCCAGAGTGGTGCTGCCAGAACAGTCTCATCCACAGCCCGGGTGTCCAAGGGGCTCAGGGTGTCCCAGGCAGCACAGGGGATCCCTCCTGCCCTTTACCAGCCAGTTGTGCTGCCGACCCTGAACTATGAAATGTTTGGTGTTGCAATCTCCTGTTATTTGCCCTTTGAAACAAGGCTCATCTTTGCTCCTGCTGTATTTCTGTGTAAGGACAGGGCAGGTTTGCAGCAGCAGAACCAGACCCAGCACCTATACAGCATTTACATAGCACAGGTGCTGCTTCCCCATATTTTAAGGGAGAAACACAAATCTACCACTGGAAACCTCTGTCTGCTGCCATGTGGCTCAGGAACCTCTGAAACTCCGCCAACAAccgagctgagcagcacagctgcTCTGCAACAGCTCCAGTGTCACTCCAAACTGCCACCAGCGGATTAACACTGGCAACTGAAAAAAACAGTCAACAGCAGAGCCGCTCCACTTGGCTTGCTCCAGCAGCATCACATAGCACCACATAGCACATTCCCAGCCCCTCCACACGCTCCCCTGGCCGCAGCTCCCACTGCCCTGCGCCTTTTCCTGCCCTGGCTGAATGGCCTCTGCCTGCCGCTCTGCCACAGCCACCCCAAACACCACAGCCACCCCAATCTGCAGCCCCAGACAGGAGCACCCAGACCAGCCACGCTCTGCACCGCTCACTCAGCCAGTGTTTACAGGAAAGGGGCAGTAAGAGGGCGATCAGTGGGGCAGGATTCCCTGTGGAAACCAGGCTAAAAGCCAACATCAATTCCTCCTCCATCCTCCCGCTTCACCATGATCTCTGCGGGTTCAGAGCAGCAGGAACCAGCGGTGTCCCAAACACCCACCGCTGCACAGCACCTGTCACCTCCACACTGCACAAATCACACCAGGACAGCAGAGAAATAAAACTTCAGGAAAGGCCTTTTTAAGAGAATTTTATTTTGAGTGGTTCTTACAAAGATTGTTGCAATATGAAAGTCTTTGATAGAAATATCAAGCTGTCTTGTCAAACACACTGAAGTAAcccaaaaatatatttcagagCTCACAGAGCTTAAAAAGAGCAAAGATTATATGCAACCAGAACAAAACATGTTTCTGTATTTCCTACTGCTTCTCAGACTCGGCTGAAATCCTTCACCTGTGCCACGCTGCATACATAGAACCTATGTGGAAATGCAGAGATGGTTTTGTTTGGAAACTTAGACACACCTCACACAGTATTTACAAAGAAACTTTTACAGATACATTAATCAAAAGTTACCATCAAGAAATAAAACCCTTCAATCCTTCTATTCTTACCAAATATTCAGCACAACGCAAGCTGAGGGGCCGTCTGGTCAGCTTTCAGTAGCCTTTTGAATGTTCCATTTATACAAAACACTAAATATGTCCCTTCATAAAGTCTATCTCCGATATTAACCTTCAGCAGATCGCCTACATTTAGTGAAATGTAAAATGTAATTGCTGCATTAAAAGAAAGGCTTGTGAAACATTAAAAATGTCATTATGTCCCATCTGCCTTTTACAGAGAACTTGTTTTCTATAAGCTACTTCTCAGTTCCTACAGATCACCTTAGTAAATGTACAAGAATTACAAGGCAGAACAAGAAGTCAACAGCTTTGTATACAGTGGAAATGCTAGTTAGGGAAAATGAACACACTGCATTTCTGcttacttcattttattttaaacgtAGCAGGAAGTGTACACAAAATGACATTAAATCCTTTCCTTTAGTTTTATCTAAATAAAAGATAACTCAATCTTCCTCCAAAAAATAACTATGTACAAAACTGACTAAATCCATCTTCATCGTCGGACAGGAACCAGGAGCTGGGTTGCAGTCATGGAGTCCGGGAAGAGGCTGTGGTACGTGGGAAGAGGTACATACGCTGCCGTAATCATTTTACCTGAGCAGAACATTTAAAGGGGAAAATAATCATCAGTATTTGGTATTTCTGTAATTCACAAAGAAATGTCAGTCTGTACGGGTCACCCACTCACCTGCAAACCACCTCCCATGCAACGCGTTCACAGCTGCGATGGCAGCGGCGATCGAAGGACATTTGACGTACACGTTGCCCTGGAACACAGAAGCGATACAGCCCATCAGACAACTGGGAAAcctgcccagctctgcccgcCCTGGCTCAGCTGGGACACGCAAACCTGCCCGTGATGCTCCTACTGGCATCAGCTGATAATGCAGAACGAGCACCAGAAACTGGAGCAGTGGGTGTTTGACTGACACGCATCGCCATGCGGCAACCACAGTCACCTCAGCACTAAATTTCTCTAAATAGGATTCCGCAAAACAGCCCAAATCTGAGCCTGACCTGAAATGATCGCTCACAATAACACTTCAAAGAGAGTATCGAATGGTTCCTGACTACAAATCTCATGTGAAACAGAAAAGCAGGAGTTTGGCCGTCTCAGCTCCCAGGTGCCCATCGAGTTCTGCAAGTCACCAACTTCAACCATGAAAGTGTCACTAGGTCCGCAGTTCAGGCTGGTTCATGAAGGGGTTAAGCACCCCTTCCATTAACCACTAAAGCAGTCTAATCCGGAGCACTGCAATGTTCACATTCGACAACTGCCAAACATACAGACGGCCACATTGCATTTTTCTGGCTTCTTGCTTAAAAAACAGCATTACTTGAACCAGAGGAGATCCTGGCTGAACCAGATTTTACCGGACAGGAATATACTAAGAAACAGAGTCCAGCCTTCCCTTTAGCAGCCTTTGCCAGCCTGTACTGTTCCTACCGCGACCCAACTCACTCCTTCGGAGATCAGGAGCTCCCAGCAACCCAGACACGCagctctggcctcagcctccccaGGCACAGGGACCCCGGCTGCTGGAGCCTCCAAGTGAGATGCAGCAACACGAAGCTTTAGTCTTCCTGCGCACACCACGCTGTAGATTGGTGCGGTACACAGGACCACATGTTCGGTGGGGGCTGCGATCCTCTCGCCCCCAAATCATGGCTTGGGGGCTGGTTACCAACAGCCCTCAGCCTGGAAAGAGCCCTAAACCCACCAGAGATGAAAACTCTTAAAGGACAAGGTGACCAGAATCTAAGCCAGGAGAACAGAACAGCACTGTGGAAACTTCGgttcaaataaagtatttttaaaatatcagtggTTATTTTATATCAGAGTCGCTACTGTGACAAAATAGATTTCATATGACAAACTGCTAATTCATGATACAGTAGCTGTAGGTTTATTTTAAATCCACTTGCTAATGTGAACCAGACCTGCAGCAGTATGTGCTCAGACCCTACGGGAGGTAAGTTGAGGGCTGTTGCTTTGTGGGGGTTGTGTGTTGTATTTTGTTGCTCTCCCCATCTGTTGAAGCACACGTTGTTTTCTCTGAGACTGCACCAGGATTTACTCTGGGGAAGGTTTCCACCTCCCACCAGTCCAGCATAGCAGTGATGTTGAGGGTTACCAAATGCCAGGAAAGACCATCCATTGTTTTGTGTGCCAGATCGCAGCTCAGCTCTAATCCCACATCTCAGTAACCCACGTGAAAGGGTTTCGGGTGACAAGTCTTGGGTAGAGGCAGCACAGGGACAACAAAGGTTTGTGAGTGCCAAGGGCACGACAGTCCCAGCTCAGCAACACCGGCAGCGACAGCACCGAGATGTCAGCCTCAAACACACCACCACACTGCTTCCGGAGTCTGACGGTTAGAAACCAATCTGACTACAAGAGTGTTTGAGAACAGCACTTCAGTTTGGGCTGACATTTCTACATAAAGGCAGTTCAAGAAGGCCAAACCTCTCTGTAGACCTTCCAGAGTTGATATTCTAAGAGCTGAAACACAGGGGAAGAGATAACCAGTTTGTGGAACGTGTAAAAGTGAGCACAGAAGAACATGTTTGCCTTTTGACCCCGCAGGCTGGGCCCCTCAAACAGGCATTAACCTGCAGTTAATTCTGCACAGGAAccccttttctcttccccccaGTCACAACTCTGGGCACTCCGGCTGCCAACGGCACCGTTGCAACACCACAGTGAACACAAGTGTTTCCAGCAGGGACCACACACCCATCTCAAGCCCACTGTGGCAGGGTGTCCTTTGTGCACAAGCCTGTATTCTCTAGACCCAGAGGAAACTGCAGTTTTTGGGCAATGTGCAGCTTAAGGGAAAAGCCCAATATCAGAAATGAAGAGGCCACTACTCTTCAGGTTGCATTTCCACAGGAACTTCAGCTGTGGAAATCCCCAAGAGCAGACTCCAGCACCACAAAACTGCTCCCAAACCCACACTGGATTTACATACAGTGACTCAAAACAACAGGGAACCACCTACATTCTGCAAAAACTGTAAAATAACTTCAAGAAATCTAGAGTCTGCTTAAGAAATTAATCTCTGTAATGCTCCCTCTATACGCTACAAAGCAACAAAGCTCCTAAAACACTCAGGGTGTCCCTGGGAACAGTCGTACCTGAGCCGAGTTTTTGTCTACATAGATGTGGATAACTCCTCCATGTTTGTTACATTCCTCAATCACATCATCTTTAATTTCTGTATCCCAGCCAGCTTCTTCTTCACTgtagggggaggaggaagaacaggACAGAGATGGAATTGTTATCACTCAGACAAAATCCACCCCAGcgccaaaagaaaagaaattctgaTTCTTTTCTCAGATGTTAAAGTCATCAACAAACGCCCAACAGAAACAAAGATAAATCACTTACGTTTGGGGATTAAACATGTTGGAAAGCTGGAAGCACTGTGTTGCAAGTGGTTGTACAGAAGCAGCTGCAGCCAGAACTgttgtaatggaaaaaaaaaaagtacacaaatCTAAGAACCTGCTATAAATGGCTACAACTTCTATTACGATCTTCTACATATTCTTTAACATACCAACATTCAGCAATAATAGCAGCAGTTCTAACTAAACAGCAAACTGAAGGCAGGAAAGCAAAACTTATAATTAGGCGCTATCTATAATAGGGAAACTTAAAATTGATCAATTCACAAAACAGCAGAGATGAACTACAGCTGGAGCTGAGAAGTGAAATGATAACCCTGTCCATTGATTTTGGCAGATTTTCAATTTGAGCATCTAAATGCAGACAGACATCTCCACAGGTATCTGCACCTTCTGCCcaagctgtgtgtctgcagcagtTTAATTTCTGCGCAGCGTGCCAGGATGGGGCGGCACCAGCCCTGCCGACCCCACAGGACCAACAGACACCGCTGAGAGCTCTCGCGACATTTTAAGCATGTTGAATTATCCTTCAAAAAGCATATCCGTATTTTTGGCCCTTGGAAATGTGTAACGTAGGAAATATCTGACAACTAAAGTTATAAACATTTTAACTGTAGAACAGATCTATACACTTTCCGAGTAGCTATGGAATTATTATCGTTGCTCATCATCACAGCTCATCGTATGAAAGATAAGCACTGTCCTATAGGCTCAAGCTTCTGTTCGTTAAGCTGA
The DNA window shown above is from Patagioenas fasciata isolate bPatFas1 chromosome 16, bPatFas1.hap1, whole genome shotgun sequence and carries:
- the ROMO1 gene encoding LOW QUALITY PROTEIN: reactive oxygen species modulator 1 (The sequence of the model RefSeq protein was modified relative to this genomic sequence to represent the inferred CDS: deleted 1 base in 1 codon) gives rise to the protein MAAALGTGRGRHFRLVTVRAGSGERSGQRRRSEMPVTVGPYGQSQPSCFDRVKMGFMMGFAVGMAAGALFGTFSCLRIGMRGRELMGGVGKTMMQSGGTFGTFMAIGMGIRC